TTTGGCAGAGTTGCGTTCCCGGGAGGGACGCCCGCCGCCTCTAGTCGGCTCTCGGCTTGAGACAGCACGCCATCGATGATCTCTTGCCCCTCGTCGAGTCCTTCGACCTCGCGTTCGATGCTGCTCAGCAGCTCGCTGATGCGCTCGACCTCGAGCGATGCAGCAGTGACCTTTCCGTGAAGGTCCTCGACCGCCGCCTTTGCCAGGCTTGTCTTGTCGCCGGCTCGCTTGCGCAGTTCTTGGATGCGCTTCGCAAGCGCGTGCTTCTCGGCCTCGAGAAAAGCAAACTCCCGTTTGTAGGCTTGCTCGAGCCGGTCGCCGGACGAACCTACGTTGCGGCGAGTCTGGGCATTGGCGGCAGCACAAGAAAGCGACAGAACCAAGGACACGACGAACGTGCTCCATCGTGCGCCGGGCGCGCGCGCAACACCCCTCATCGCGCAACCTCCCGGGACACCAGCGCATTGGGAAGCTCGAAGTAGCCGACGCGGATCTGCTTGCGGAAGCTGTCGAACAGCGTGTTGATCAGCCGAGCCTGCCGCTTGTCGTCGATGGGCTGGTAGAGCCAGCCCGCTGCCGAGCGATCGACCTTGCCGACTTGCCCCGTGTTCGTGCGGAAGAACATCATCACCATGCCGATCTTTGCGACATCGGCAAGCTGCTCGTGCCCTTGCACGACGATGACCTGCCGGAACAGGCCGTTTTCCCGAGTCATGCGAAACTCGTCGTCGTAAAAGCTCCACAATCGGGAAAGCGCGCGCTCGGGCGTCAACAGCCCGGCTTCAAAACTCTCATGCAGCCTCGTAAGCGCATCCAGGCGTTCCTGAGTGCGGAAGGGCAGCGAGCTTGCCACATAGGCGCGCAGCGCCCCGAGGCCTCGCTCGAACACAGGCCCGTAGGCTTGGTCCCGTTTCGCTTCCGTTGCGATGCGTTGCCTCTTCGTCGTCAGCGCCGCGCGGAGCTTCTTGATGCGCGTCCTTTCGCGCTCGAGCTGGAGCTCGAGATCCGCCTTCTGGCGTGCATAGGAGCGCAGCTGATCCGAAAGCTCGCGGCTTTCGTCGGCCAGCTGCTCCGACAGACTCTCGACTTCGCCTCTCAGGCCGGCCAATCTTGCGGCGAGATCGGCAAGGGGCTCCGCAAGTGCCGGCGCAACAGACAGCAGCAGCAAGAAAAGTGCTCCAAGCAGCAGCCCTGTACGAATCCCCGATCGTGGATGGCGCATCATCCGAATTCCGCGTTCCGGTGGGACGCCCCCGGCCCCGCTTGTCCAATAGGTAAGGTAGGCGTGTGACAGCCACGTTACGCCCGGGTCAACACACGGTGACCTGCCGCCGGCCTCGACGTCGCCCGGGCCCGTTACCCGCCTGGGGCACGCCTTTCCTGCGCCCGGCGGATCCGTCCCGTGGGCAACGGCGTCGCTGCTCAGGCTCGCGGCGCTCCGAAGCAGGCGCAAGCAGGTCGAAACACGCCGCCCGCCCCGAGTCCCGTCAGTTCTTCGGGAAGGCTGTCCAGCCCTGGGTCCAATCCTCGCCGCCGAAGGCCCCGATGTAATCGACCGAGTCAAAAAAGCCGCCGGACGGCTTCACGCCACCCACTTGCACCACCGATCCGGTTTTCGGCGTGAAGTCGGGAGTAGCGGTATTGAACGCATCCACAAGGACGGAGTTGGCGTCGGACACCGCCTGATTGCCCGATCCCGTCTTGGTGAACAAGTCCTGGGTGGGCTTCGGATTGGCGGGGTCGATGGGCTCCTTCTTCATTGTCGTGGCGTTCTCCTTCATGGGCTCCTTGAAGTTCGTGCTGCAGCTCAGCACGCTGTTCTTGATGGCAAGGGAGCCGGCCTTGGCGTGAGCCAGCGTCTCGAGGTCATCCAGGGAGAGACAGGACTCGTTGAAGCCGAGCACCAGGGCATTGTGAATCTGCCCCTTGGTGCCTTCGCGCAGCAGGATGCCGAGGTCGGAAGAGCTGGAATCCGGGACGCCGATCAGCGTGATGTTGGACAGGACGGGGTTGGAATACGGCGTCGATTTGTTGTTATCGCTGTCGTTGTCGGCCTCGATGCCGTTGTCCCCCACGCCGCTCCACTGTTGCGCAACCACGAACTGCGCCTTACCCGTCCAGCCGTCGGTCCAATCGAGCGAATCGTCTTCGATGCCGGAGAGCACGATGTGCTTGACGTTGACGGTGCCACCGAAGAACTCCACGCCATCGTCGGCATTGCGGTGCACCTGAACGTAGTCGACCTCGGTGCCGGACCCGACTCCCTGAAAAGCGATGCCGTTGAGCTCGTTTTCGGGGCTGATGAGATCGCCCGCGAACTCCACCCGCACGTACCTGAGCGAGCCGCTGTCGTCGGCTTCGTCCATCCCCCCATACAGGCCTGTGTTGCCCTCACCGGGAACCTCCAGCCCGACGTTCAGCGGTGCCCGGCCGTTGATAATCAGTCCACCCCAGTCACCCACCTTGCGCATGCCGTCGGGCTGAGCCGAGGTCATCACGATCGGGGAGTCCTTGCTGCCTTCCGCCCTGATCTTGGATCCGCGCGTGATCGCCAAAAACGCCCTGGTGTCCCCGAAGAGCGTCGTCCCAGGTCTGACGGTAAGGGTCACCGCCTTTCCGTTGGCGCTGGGGCTGGTGGGATCCGCGCCCAAG
The Pseudomonadota bacterium DNA segment above includes these coding regions:
- a CDS encoding DUF3450 domain-containing protein, producing the protein MMRHPRSGIRTGLLLGALFLLLLSVAPALAEPLADLAARLAGLRGEVESLSEQLADESRELSDQLRSYARQKADLELQLERERTRIKKLRAALTTKRQRIATEAKRDQAYGPVFERGLGALRAYVASSLPFRTQERLDALTRLHESFEAGLLTPERALSRLWSFYDDEFRMTRENGLFRQVIVVQGHEQLADVAKIGMVMMFFRTNTGQVGKVDRSAAGWLYQPIDDKRQARLINTLFDSFRKQIRVGYFELPNALVSREVAR